Proteins from one bacterium genomic window:
- a CDS encoding GIY-YIG nuclease family protein, producing MIERGPRGFGVGPDAISTLPRCPGVYEFYAADGELLYLGKSVNLRDRVRSYFHASGGHTPRTARLKHEAVRIEVHPTGSELEALLLESRLIKRHQPRYNVRGRRYEHYPFLKLTAERYPRLMMTRTLVEDGGRYFGPFSSASYVQTVVEALQPAFGLRSCATLPPHACLEFDIGRCLGPCTGRMDEAYAERVQAAVGFVMGETGGIIETLEQEMLRASEAFAYERAARLRDRLHALKRLIDHQRRLGSLDELDALVALPGLMPGSTHFLAIRRARWVGELRLEPDALHGRSASVRLRSFLKAAYLIEPAPSTRIDRRELDEVQIVASWLYRKRETPGVFQVTADGIAETARAAIAHARRMA from the coding sequence ATGATCGAACGGGGCCCGCGCGGATTTGGCGTGGGCCCCGATGCGATCTCAACCCTCCCTCGCTGTCCCGGCGTCTACGAGTTCTACGCCGCGGACGGCGAGTTGCTGTATCTCGGCAAGTCCGTCAACCTGCGCGATCGCGTCCGGTCCTACTTCCACGCGAGCGGGGGCCACACCCCGCGCACGGCGCGCCTCAAGCACGAGGCCGTGCGCATCGAGGTGCACCCTACGGGCTCCGAGCTGGAGGCCCTGCTGCTCGAGTCGCGCCTGATCAAACGTCATCAGCCTCGCTACAATGTGCGGGGGCGCCGCTACGAGCACTACCCCTTCCTCAAGCTCACGGCTGAGCGTTACCCCCGCCTGATGATGACCCGGACCCTGGTCGAGGACGGAGGCCGCTACTTCGGCCCCTTTTCGAGCGCGAGCTACGTCCAGACGGTGGTCGAGGCGCTGCAGCCCGCCTTCGGCCTGCGGTCGTGCGCGACCTTGCCGCCCCACGCGTGCCTGGAGTTCGACATCGGTCGCTGCCTGGGGCCTTGCACCGGCCGGATGGATGAGGCCTACGCCGAACGGGTCCAGGCGGCGGTGGGCTTCGTGATGGGCGAGACCGGCGGGATCATCGAGACGCTTGAGCAAGAGATGTTGCGCGCAAGCGAAGCGTTCGCCTACGAGCGCGCCGCGCGCCTGCGCGATCGCCTCCACGCCTTGAAGCGCCTGATCGATCACCAGCGCCGACTCGGGAGCTTGGACGAGCTGGACGCCCTGGTCGCCCTGCCGGGCCTGATGCCCGGTTCGACCCACTTCCTGGCGATTCGTCGGGCGCGCTGGGTGGGCGAGCTTAGGCTGGAGCCCGACGCCTTGCACGGGCGCAGTGCATCGGTCCGCCTGCGCTCCTTCTTGAAGGCGGCGTATCTTATCGAGCCGGCGCCGAGCACGCGGATCGATCGGCGCGAGCTGGATGAGGTGCAGATCGTGGCATCGTGGCTGTACCGCAAGCGTGAAACGCCGGGCGTCTTCCAGGTGACGGCCGACGGCATCGCCGAGACGGCCCGCGCGGCGATCGCCCACGCGCGCCGGATGGCCTGA